The Microlunatus antarcticus genome window below encodes:
- a CDS encoding SDR family NAD(P)-dependent oxidoreductase encodes MTSYDTRLDGKVAVVTGGTRGIGLAAARGLGALGATVVLVGRDEQAAADVAATLVEAGLDAVGFGCDVGDAESVAALPERLGPLAAADVLVCAAGVMSERTAKTLRTSEEEWRRVMAVDLDGVWRTMTAFVPGMVERRSGRVVAVSACLGRMSGPGTAGGLAPYRVAKAGVNALVRNLAHEQGLGRRGVLVDATCPGHCRTDMGGPDAPRSAEEGAETAVWLAARAAGGAETGLLWEDRQVVPW; translated from the coding sequence ATGACGTCATACGACACCCGCCTCGACGGGAAGGTCGCCGTGGTGACCGGCGGCACCCGTGGCATCGGTCTGGCCGCGGCGCGGGGGCTCGGTGCGCTCGGCGCGACCGTGGTCCTCGTCGGCCGTGACGAGCAAGCGGCGGCCGACGTCGCCGCCACCCTTGTCGAGGCGGGCTTGGACGCCGTCGGTTTCGGCTGCGACGTCGGTGACGCCGAGTCGGTGGCCGCGCTGCCGGAGCGGCTCGGCCCCCTGGCGGCCGCCGACGTGCTCGTCTGCGCCGCCGGTGTGATGAGTGAGCGCACGGCCAAGACGCTCCGCACGAGCGAGGAGGAGTGGCGCCGGGTGATGGCCGTGGACCTCGACGGGGTCTGGCGGACGATGACCGCGTTCGTGCCGGGCATGGTCGAGCGCCGCAGCGGCCGGGTGGTCGCGGTCAGCGCCTGCCTGGGCCGGATGAGCGGCCCCGGTACGGCAGGAGGCCTGGCGCCGTACCGCGTGGCCAAGGCGGGTGTGAACGCGCTCGTGCGCAACCTGGCCCACGAGCAGGGCCTGGGCCGTCGCGGGGTGCTCGTCGACGCCACCTGCCCCGGCCACTGCCGCACCGACATGGGCGGCCCCGACGCCCCCCGCTCTGCTGAGGAGGGCGCCGAGACCGCTGTGTGGCTGGCCGCCCGCGCCGCCGGTGGAGCCGAGACCGGGTTGCTGTGGGAGGACCGCCAGGTCGTGCCGTGGTGA
- a CDS encoding glycoside hydrolase family 3 N-terminal domain-containing protein, translated as MTDNLITRRNALTGGGALAAGAVLASVGAPLASAASSFASPAFPGMVLDQLVGQLVIYSYPGLTPPDALLKLIRAGRVGGIIFFGENITSTEQIAGVVAQLRRAHATSGVREPLLLMTDQEGGVVRRLKDQEPFLTAKQIGQQPDPKAAATAAGIGAAAGLKAAGMNLNLAPVVDVYREEGNFDDQFGRSFSSDPEVAGDLGMRFAVAQQAAGIAATAKHFPGLGAAPAGANTDLTAVTLSQPRKELRAVDEAAFVPSIRAGIDLVMASWAIYPALDAERPAGLSRRVIKNELRGRLGFRGVTITDALEAGSLDAYGSDAQVGVLAARAGMDVLLCSSRDVAQGEAVAAALRDALLRRRLDAPAFLASLLRVRRLRSSLH; from the coding sequence ATGACCGACAACCTGATCACCCGACGCAACGCCCTCACCGGTGGAGGAGCGCTCGCGGCCGGCGCGGTGCTTGCAAGCGTCGGTGCGCCGCTTGCGTCCGCCGCGTCGTCGTTCGCCTCACCGGCCTTCCCTGGGATGGTGCTTGACCAGCTCGTCGGGCAGCTCGTTATCTATTCGTACCCCGGCCTCACGCCCCCGGACGCGCTGCTCAAGCTGATCCGGGCCGGCCGCGTCGGCGGGATCATCTTCTTCGGCGAGAACATCACCTCCACCGAGCAGATCGCGGGCGTGGTCGCGCAGCTTCGACGAGCCCACGCCACGAGCGGGGTGCGGGAGCCGCTGCTGCTGATGACCGACCAGGAGGGCGGTGTCGTCCGTCGCCTCAAGGACCAGGAGCCGTTCCTCACCGCGAAGCAGATCGGCCAACAGCCCGACCCGAAGGCGGCTGCGACCGCGGCCGGGATCGGCGCGGCGGCGGGGCTGAAGGCGGCCGGGATGAACCTCAACCTCGCCCCCGTGGTCGACGTCTACCGCGAGGAGGGCAACTTCGACGACCAGTTCGGCCGGTCCTTCTCCTCGGACCCGGAGGTCGCGGGCGACCTCGGGATGCGCTTCGCCGTCGCGCAGCAGGCCGCGGGTATTGCCGCGACGGCCAAGCACTTCCCGGGGCTGGGCGCGGCACCCGCGGGCGCGAACACCGACCTGACCGCGGTGACGCTGTCGCAGCCCCGCAAGGAGCTGCGGGCGGTCGACGAAGCAGCCTTCGTGCCGTCGATCCGCGCAGGCATCGACCTCGTCATGGCGTCCTGGGCGATCTACCCCGCGCTGGACGCCGAGCGTCCCGCCGGGCTGTCGCGCCGGGTGATCAAGAACGAGCTCCGTGGGCGGCTCGGCTTCCGCGGGGTGACCATCACCGACGCGCTCGAGGCGGGCTCGCTCGACGCGTACGGCTCGGACGCGCAGGTCGGGGTCCTCGCGGCCCGGGCCGGGATGGACGTGCTGCTCTGCTCCTCCCGCGACGTCGCCCAGGGCGAGGCGGTGGCGGCGGCGCTCAGGGACGCCCTGCTGCGCCGCCGGCTTGATGCGCCCGCGTTCCTCGCCTCGCTCCTGCGCGTACGCCGGCTCCGGAGCAGCCTCCACTGA
- a CDS encoding serpin family protein — protein MQRRQLLVSAAALVGGAALLGGVTGCGSSGDLVRAEVTRAAPEPERAAGTVDAVGRFSLDLLAHLDTNANVVCSPLSVLVALAMVRNGAAGATAAELDRALRFPALDDLNAGMNLIDQTLAKRSGKRGAGDRKGKVELDLANAVWGQQGYTWQERFLQTLAADYGTGVHPTDFSGDAAGARKAVNAWVADRTHGKITDIATPDVIDADTVLALANAFHARAPWTEPFVVAGDRPFLVGGDQVPVPMIRSGASPYYVSGPGWEGARIPLLGEELALTVVLPDGDVGALVTGLRASGLSGLLDTESDDLVDLTLPTFTVRSTIDLKPPLTDLGLETAFTDAAEFPGLTTSDQLKLQAAKHMGYLALDENGIEAAAATVVTVEGVSGSAGPGHELVVDRPFFFVLHDVALALPLLGGVVVDPR, from the coding sequence GTGCAGCGACGCCAACTGCTCGTGTCGGCCGCCGCCCTTGTCGGCGGGGCGGCGCTGCTGGGCGGCGTGACCGGTTGTGGATCCTCCGGCGACCTGGTGCGCGCCGAGGTCACCAGAGCCGCCCCGGAGCCGGAGCGCGCCGCCGGCACCGTCGACGCCGTCGGACGTTTCAGCCTCGACCTTCTCGCGCACCTCGACACGAACGCGAACGTGGTCTGCTCGCCGCTCTCTGTCCTGGTGGCACTGGCGATGGTGCGCAACGGGGCGGCCGGCGCGACCGCCGCCGAGTTGGACCGCGCCCTCCGGTTCCCGGCGCTGGACGACCTCAACGCCGGCATGAACCTGATCGACCAGACGCTGGCGAAGCGCTCCGGGAAGCGCGGAGCGGGGGACCGCAAGGGCAAGGTCGAGCTCGACCTCGCCAACGCCGTCTGGGGACAGCAGGGCTACACCTGGCAGGAGCGGTTCCTGCAGACCCTGGCGGCCGACTACGGGACCGGGGTGCACCCCACCGACTTCAGCGGCGACGCGGCGGGGGCGCGCAAGGCGGTCAACGCCTGGGTGGCCGACCGCACGCACGGCAAGATCACCGACATCGCGACGCCCGACGTGATCGACGCCGACACCGTGCTCGCGCTGGCGAACGCGTTTCACGCCCGGGCGCCGTGGACCGAACCCTTCGTGGTCGCGGGCGACCGCCCGTTCCTGGTCGGCGGTGACCAGGTGCCCGTGCCCATGATCAGGAGCGGGGCCTCGCCGTACTACGTCTCAGGTCCTGGGTGGGAGGGCGCTCGGATCCCGTTGCTGGGAGAGGAGCTGGCACTCACCGTCGTGCTCCCGGACGGGGACGTCGGGGCCCTTGTCACCGGCCTGCGGGCCTCCGGGTTGAGCGGGCTGCTCGACACCGAGTCCGACGACCTCGTCGACCTCACCCTGCCGACCTTCACGGTCCGGTCGACCATCGACCTGAAGCCGCCGCTGACCGACCTCGGCCTCGAGACCGCCTTCACCGATGCCGCCGAGTTCCCCGGCCTGACGACGAGCGACCAGCTCAAGCTCCAGGCGGCGAAGCACATGGGCTACCTGGCGCTGGACGAGAACGGGATCGAAGCGGCCGCAGCCACGGTGGTTACGGTCGAGGGCGTCAGCGGCTCGGCCGGGCCCGGTCATGAGCTCGTCGTCGACCGGCCGTTCTTCTTCGTGCTGCACGACGTCGCGCTGGCCCTGCCGCTGCTGGGGGGAGTGGTCGTCGACCCACGCTGA
- a CDS encoding metallophosphoesterase codes for MPKKIWSLAVAGVLMAMLPSPGGAAAATATCTGNTVPLHLVNNTRSTLITASASASAAASQQSGAQNRGLVALTASQPGSGRVAVVRYRSGTDYRYVADAKAKGAAEAAGYRSDGETIYGSASPAPGCTVAIYQLQKSGSHQLAVGGAGVDALARAGWTAQGPLLYAADPPGRARPVASGPVAGALPADDADKVFRVAVLPDTQEEVHTDSDARLPQRAQYIADRQKSWDIRLAVSVGDIADWDTPDHAQYARSADQLAPLVRAVPFVAAVGNHDTQAVCPGGSACSGLSARTTVRDTTVFNRYFPASRFSLLRGEYEPGKIDNAYHTFRAGDVDWLVLNLELWPRPGVVDWARRVVAANPDKNVIVVTHSYLTKKGKILSNNGGYGSTSPKYLFDHLIRVYPNIKIVLSGHTGKDKMRLDKGTHGNRIVSYLQCFHSRTGNPFRRLSIHTDTGRIYSEIYTPSTGKKVTTKSVTGLKFVR; via the coding sequence GTGCCGAAGAAGATCTGGTCCCTGGCCGTGGCCGGTGTGCTGATGGCGATGCTGCCGAGCCCCGGGGGTGCGGCGGCCGCCACCGCCACGTGCACCGGCAACACGGTCCCGCTGCACCTCGTGAACAACACGAGGTCCACCCTGATCACCGCCTCGGCCAGCGCGTCCGCCGCTGCGTCCCAGCAGTCCGGCGCCCAGAACCGCGGGCTCGTCGCCCTCACGGCTTCGCAGCCCGGATCGGGCCGGGTGGCCGTCGTCCGCTACCGCTCAGGAACCGACTACCGCTACGTGGCGGACGCCAAGGCCAAGGGGGCTGCCGAGGCGGCCGGCTACCGGTCCGACGGCGAGACGATCTACGGCTCGGCCTCCCCCGCGCCCGGCTGCACGGTCGCGATCTACCAGCTCCAGAAGTCGGGCAGCCACCAGCTCGCCGTCGGAGGGGCCGGCGTCGACGCGCTCGCCCGGGCCGGCTGGACCGCCCAGGGCCCACTCCTCTACGCAGCGGACCCGCCCGGACGGGCGAGGCCGGTCGCGAGCGGGCCCGTAGCCGGTGCGCTGCCGGCCGACGATGCCGACAAGGTCTTCCGGGTGGCGGTCCTCCCCGACACCCAGGAGGAGGTCCACACCGACAGCGACGCGCGGCTGCCTCAGCGGGCGCAGTACATCGCCGACCGGCAGAAGAGCTGGGACATCCGCCTGGCCGTCAGCGTCGGGGACATCGCGGACTGGGACACTCCCGACCACGCGCAGTACGCGCGGTCGGCCGACCAGCTGGCGCCGCTCGTCCGCGCCGTGCCGTTCGTCGCCGCAGTCGGCAACCACGACACCCAGGCGGTCTGCCCCGGCGGCTCGGCCTGCTCCGGCCTCAGCGCCCGGACGACGGTCCGCGACACGACGGTCTTCAACCGCTACTTCCCGGCCAGCCGCTTCAGCCTGCTGCGCGGCGAGTACGAGCCCGGCAAGATCGACAACGCGTACCACACGTTCCGGGCCGGAGACGTGGACTGGCTCGTCCTCAACCTCGAGCTGTGGCCGCGACCCGGTGTCGTCGACTGGGCGCGGCGGGTGGTCGCGGCCAACCCGGACAAGAACGTCATCGTCGTGACCCACTCGTACCTGACGAAGAAGGGGAAGATCCTTTCGAACAACGGCGGCTACGGGTCGACGTCGCCCAAGTACCTGTTCGACCACCTGATCAGGGTCTACCCCAACATCAAGATCGTCCTGTCCGGCCACACGGGCAAGGACAAGATGCGGCTCGACAAGGGCACGCACGGCAACCGCATCGTGTCCTACCTGCAGTGCTTCCACAGCCGGACCGGCAACCCCTTCCGCCGGCTCTCGATCCACACCGACACCGGCCGGATCTACAGCGAGATCTACACGCCGAGCACCGGCAAGAAGGTCACGACCAAGAGCGTCACGGGGCTGAAGTTCGTCCGCTGA
- a CDS encoding DMT family transporter produces the protein MFAAVLALAAAVVFGTATALQHHAASGISRADPTAGHLFSRLLRRPGWVAGLALSGVAFALHVAALHEGPLALVQPVVVTTTVFAVFVRAALDRALPDRTEVLWGLCACVGLTLFVVVARTRPPSFRGDERMAGVFVAVAVAAAVLIVVVAHRTHAPVRRGFLLSVAAGILYGTTAGLVKVATSFARPGPGPGGPGPGPGPDLLLHHWAVWLVAPAGLSAFFLSQRAFQATRLSVTAPVLNIVDVLVAVAFGTVVFGDRLFLSPGQLVAELVGVTMIGLGIWRLVREDERLHEDHVEQSPAVRSG, from the coding sequence ATGTTCGCCGCAGTGCTGGCCCTGGCCGCCGCCGTCGTCTTCGGCACGGCGACGGCGCTGCAGCACCACGCGGCGAGCGGGATCTCTCGCGCGGACCCGACCGCCGGCCACCTGTTCTCCCGGCTGCTGCGCCGGCCCGGCTGGGTCGCCGGTCTCGCGCTCAGCGGCGTCGCGTTCGCCCTCCACGTGGCCGCGCTGCACGAGGGGCCTCTGGCCCTCGTCCAACCGGTCGTCGTCACCACCACGGTCTTCGCCGTCTTCGTCCGGGCGGCCCTGGACCGTGCCCTCCCGGACCGGACCGAGGTCCTGTGGGGCCTGTGCGCGTGCGTCGGTCTCACGCTCTTCGTCGTGGTCGCCCGGACCCGGCCCCCCAGCTTCCGCGGGGACGAGCGGATGGCCGGGGTGTTCGTCGCGGTCGCCGTCGCGGCGGCCGTCCTGATCGTCGTGGTGGCGCACCGGACCCACGCCCCCGTACGCCGCGGGTTCCTGCTCTCGGTCGCTGCGGGGATCCTCTATGGGACGACTGCGGGGCTGGTCAAGGTGGCGACCTCGTTCGCCCGGCCAGGGCCGGGGCCGGGGGGGCCTGGGCCGGGTCCGGGTCCCGACCTGCTCCTGCACCACTGGGCGGTGTGGCTGGTCGCGCCGGCCGGCCTCAGTGCGTTCTTCCTGAGCCAGCGAGCCTTCCAGGCCACTCGGCTGTCCGTCACCGCCCCCGTGCTGAACATCGTCGACGTGCTGGTGGCCGTGGCCTTCGGCACCGTCGTCTTCGGCGACCGGTTGTTCCTGTCGCCGGGGCAGCTGGTCGCGGAGCTGGTCGGGGTGACCATGATCGGGCTCGGCATCTGGCGGCTCGTCCGCGAGGACGAGCGGCTCCACGAGGACCACGTCGAGCAGAGCCCGGCCGTCCGGTCGGGCTGA
- a CDS encoding CDP-alcohol phosphatidyltransferase family protein → MLTLELPSRPTGSVRARVAGWALHVYTASGSVLALLAVLAAVDGRVDEALWVLLAALVVDGTDGMLARRLRVSETIPGFDGARLDDIVDYLTYVFAPVVLLLCTGRLPGGTWGLVLAALPLLASCIQFCRKDAKTEDHYFLGFPSYWNVVAFYAVVLDLSPAVVAVVLVTCSVLVFVPIKYLYPSRARRFRLLNLGLAGLWLVLYAVILAGMPDPSRVALVLSLAYLAYYLLASVLLTVLQRLRRVRLLAS, encoded by the coding sequence TTGCTGACGCTCGAACTCCCGTCCAGACCCACCGGCTCGGTCCGGGCCCGGGTCGCGGGCTGGGCCCTGCACGTCTACACCGCGAGCGGCAGCGTGCTGGCCCTGCTCGCCGTCCTCGCCGCCGTGGACGGTCGGGTGGACGAGGCCCTCTGGGTCCTGCTGGCCGCTCTCGTCGTCGACGGGACGGACGGCATGCTCGCCCGTCGGCTGCGAGTCTCGGAGACCATCCCCGGCTTCGACGGCGCCCGGCTCGACGACATCGTCGACTACCTCACGTACGTGTTCGCCCCCGTCGTGCTGCTGCTCTGCACCGGACGCCTGCCGGGCGGGACCTGGGGGCTCGTCCTCGCGGCGCTGCCGCTGCTGGCGTCGTGCATCCAGTTCTGCCGCAAGGACGCCAAGACCGAGGACCACTACTTCCTCGGGTTCCCCAGCTACTGGAACGTCGTCGCGTTCTACGCCGTCGTCCTCGACCTGAGCCCCGCTGTCGTGGCGGTGGTCCTGGTGACCTGCTCGGTCCTGGTGTTCGTGCCGATCAAGTACCTCTACCCCTCGCGCGCCCGGCGCTTCCGCCTGCTCAACCTCGGCCTGGCCGGGCTCTGGCTGGTCCTCTACGCGGTGATCCTGGCCGGCATGCCCGACCCGAGCCGCGTGGCGCTGGTCCTCTCGCTCGCGTACCTCGCCTACTACCTGCTGGCCAGCGTCCTGCTCACGGTGCTCCAACGCCTGCGACGGGTGCGACTCCTCGCGAGCTAG